The Polynucleobacter sp. MWH-UH2A DNA segment ATTGCAGCAATCGGAGTGTTTATTCTGGGATCTTGGATGGAAAAGAAATGCAAGAGCTCTGGTTGCGGAACTTCGGTCTAATTTTTAAAGGAGAAGTGTATGTCTAAAAAATCTACCGTAGCAGCATTAGCTCTAGCTTTGGCTGGCCTATCAGTGGCCCCATTGGCGCACTCGGCTGATGCACCAACAACTCCAGCAGGTGCGGAGCAAAAAAATCCTTGTAGCCCTAAAAAGGAGTCCGCCAATCCATGCGGACCGGCAAAGAAAAAGGCAGCCAATCCCTGTGGACCAGCTAATCCTTGTGGCCCTAAAAAGCGTAAAGCTGCAGAGTAATTAATCAATGCTCACCCAATCCAATCTTTGGTTAGCAGCGCAGGAGCTGGCAAGTATTCAGATGCAGTACGCCAAGTCTGGTCGCACTATAAGCGAGGCCGCGCTATGCGGTGCCAAGGAATTCGTTGAGTGGCAGCATTATCCAAGTGACGACCTAGTAGATGAAGTGAGTGGCTATGAGTTTTATTACCATGCCCATTCTTCCGATGAAATGCCGAGCGGAGAGCACGGGCATTTTCATGTAATTAAGCGTGATAAAGACTCTTTTTATCATTTAATTGGGATTGCCTTAAATCAGCAGGGGATCCCAGTGCGTTTGTTTACTACCAATCAATGGGTAACTGGTGAGGATATGGTGGATGCGATGCGAGTCATTCAATCTCTAAGTAGTTTTGAGATGGCCGTCAAAGGTCGCATGGCTCCAGTCTGCAGATGGATAAGCGCCTTAATTAGACTATTTTTTGTAGAAATTGAAGTGCTTATTTTGGAGCGAGATCAAAAGATCCATCACTTAACAAAAGAATTTGGTGATCGAAAGCTCGCGCTAGATTCAAAAGAAAATCATGTATTAACTGAGCGAAAGATTGACTTGATGGGTCGTCTTTCTGAGTGTTTATTGGATGTAAATTCATAAAGGGGTGTATATGAAAAAGATGCAATGGCTTTTAGCTGTCGTTTTAAGTGGATTAGTTAGTCTGGCCCAAGCGATCAACTTGCCTGGCCCTGTAGTTAGTGCTGATTGGTTGTCTAATAATCTATCTGAGGTTCAGGTGATTGAAGTGAGAACTGATCTCGCTAGCTACCTGAAAAATCCAGAATTTGATATTGATAAAAAAACAGGCAAGAAGTTTTTGGTTGAAGTGGGTGGTCATATAACAAATTCCAGTCTTTTGGATTTTAAAAAGGTGCGTGCAGAGCGAATTGTTGATGTTAAAAAAATCAAGTTTTTGATTCCAGAAAAAGCTGATTTTGAGAAGTTGGTGCAATCCCTTGGCATAAACTCTGATAAGCCAATTGTGCTTGTTCCTATTGGTCAAGATATGTCTGATATTGACGAGGCATTAAGGACCTATTGGACATTTAAGGTCTACGGCGAAGATCAAGTTGCCGTGCTGGATGGTGGTATTGCTGGTTGGTTAGGTGAGGGACGCAATTACGAAACTGCTAACAATCAAAAAGCAGCTGGTAACTGGTCCGCAAAAGCCTATCGTAAAGAATTGATTGCTAGTTCTGATGAAGTTGCTGCCGCATCAAAAGGCGGTAAACCACAATTGCTAGATGCTCGTCAGCCTGCGCAGTATTTAGGACTTGCTAAGCGTCCTGATGTCATGACATTTGGCCATATTGCTGGTTCTAAAGAATTGGCTCCTGAGTTATTGGCAAAGCCAACCAATGGCGCTTTATATTTCTGGCAGAAAAATACTTATGATGCCTTATTGGCGGCTAACGGACTAAGTGCAAAAGGTCCAACAATTGCTTATTGCAACACTGGGCATTTGGCAGCGGGTGGCTGGTTTGTCATGTCTGAGCTTGTAGGTAATAAATCAACCAAGCTGTATGATGGCTCTCTATACCTTTGGACATTAGAAGGGCGTCCTTTGGTAGGTGTGCCACTTAACTAAGAATATTCGTATGCCCGTCTTAAAAACTAATATCAACCTCAAAAAGATGCAGTCATCAGCAGATGATGCCTGCCGTTTGATGAAAGTGTTATCCAATAGAGATCGGATGATGCTGTTGTGTCAGATTAGTCAAGGTGAGAAGTGTGTCAGTGAGCTTGAAGAATGTCTTGATATACATCAGCCAACCTTATCTCAACAATTGACTGTTTTGAGAAATGAAGAATTAGTTCAGACCAGAAGAGAGGGCAAGCAAATTTATTATTCCCTCTCTAATGAGGTGGCATTAGAGGTGATGGATGTCTTGTATCGAAATTACTGTAGTAGATAACTAAAGGAGTTTGAAGATGAAATGCAACGTTGGTGGTGTCGATCGTATTTTGCGCATGGCAGTGGGACTGGTATTAATAGGCTTGGCTGCTACTGGGATGGTTGGTGCTTGGGGGTGGATCGGTGTTGTTCCGCTTGCCACGGGTTTATTTAGATTTTGCCCGGCATACCCAATCCTGAAAATTAACACCTGTGGAACTGGGGCTGCTTGCAAAGGCGGTCGCTGCGAGAAATAACTTCATCATTATTGGATGGCTTTTGCTTTCTGGATTTGTAATGGTTGAAAGTAGCTATCCGTTTCATATTCATTTGGTGTAGTTAGTCGCATGAAAACGATTGAGATTAAGAGCGCCTGGCAGGGCGTAAGTGATTGTGAGAATTGCTCGATTAGAAGTTCGGCATTATTTGCTGAATTAAATGAGGATGACTTCTCAAAAATACACAGCCCCATTGATGACTTAAGTTTTGATGCAAATACAGAGATTTATGCTCAAGGGGATTCAGCCCAGTCTTTGTATACATTGCGCAGTGGTTATGTAAAGATTTTGCATATTAACTCTGATGGCTCTGAACGTATCGTTAGGATCGTTTTGCCGGGTAATTTATTTGGCATGGAGGCATTGCTAGGCGATAGATATGAGCATGCTGCTGTTGCCTTGACTAATGCACATGTATGTCGAATTCCGAAGCAAATTATTGTGAGTTTGGGTGAAGAGTCGCCACGATTGCATAGGCAAATTGTTCGCAAGTGGGGAGAGGCTCTACTTCAATCAGAATCTTGGTTTTCTGAAATCAATACCGGAAGAATTGAAGTGCGCTTAGCGCGATTTTTCCTCAAGTTGGCTAAAGAGTCTGGATCTCATGCTATTGCACCGCTCTTTAGACGTGAGGATATGGGTTTAATGATGGATGTCAAATTTGAAACAATTAGTCGGGCTTTGGCATCCATGGCAGAGCAGGGCCTTATTTCCAACATTACTAGACTATCTGTCCAGATCCCGAGCATCCAGGTGCTTCAAGAATTTGCTAAAAAGGGACTTTAGCTTTCAATATACATCCGACACATAATAGTAAGGCGTATAGGTGAACGCCTAATATATTGATCGGTATCATCTTTCTCAAATGAGATTGATCTATCTCGCCATTTTTTAATTTAAATGCGCAGAACCAAAAGATGGGCGTGACCAAAAGAGTTACTAGGGTCTGTGGAGGCGCAAATTCCCGTTGAATG contains these protein-coding regions:
- a CDS encoding sulfurtransferase, with amino-acid sequence MKKMQWLLAVVLSGLVSLAQAINLPGPVVSADWLSNNLSEVQVIEVRTDLASYLKNPEFDIDKKTGKKFLVEVGGHITNSSLLDFKKVRAERIVDVKKIKFLIPEKADFEKLVQSLGINSDKPIVLVPIGQDMSDIDEALRTYWTFKVYGEDQVAVLDGGIAGWLGEGRNYETANNQKAAGNWSAKAYRKELIASSDEVAAASKGGKPQLLDARQPAQYLGLAKRPDVMTFGHIAGSKELAPELLAKPTNGALYFWQKNTYDALLAANGLSAKGPTIAYCNTGHLAAGGWFVMSELVGNKSTKLYDGSLYLWTLEGRPLVGVPLN
- a CDS encoding metalloregulator ArsR/SmtB family transcription factor; the protein is MPVLKTNINLKKMQSSADDACRLMKVLSNRDRMMLLCQISQGEKCVSELEECLDIHQPTLSQQLTVLRNEELVQTRREGKQIYYSLSNEVALEVMDVLYRNYCSR
- a CDS encoding DUF2892 domain-containing protein produces the protein MKCNVGGVDRILRMAVGLVLIGLAATGMVGAWGWIGVVPLATGLFRFCPAYPILKINTCGTGAACKGGRCEK
- a CDS encoding Crp/Fnr family transcriptional regulator — its product is MKTIEIKSAWQGVSDCENCSIRSSALFAELNEDDFSKIHSPIDDLSFDANTEIYAQGDSAQSLYTLRSGYVKILHINSDGSERIVRIVLPGNLFGMEALLGDRYEHAAVALTNAHVCRIPKQIIVSLGEESPRLHRQIVRKWGEALLQSESWFSEINTGRIEVRLARFFLKLAKESGSHAIAPLFRREDMGLMMDVKFETISRALASMAEQGLISNITRLSVQIPSIQVLQEFAKKGL